DNA sequence from the Rhizoctonia solani chromosome 14, complete sequence genome:
GAAGGTCTTCCGGCATCTGCTCACGTTTCTGATGTTTCAAAGTCAGCGTGAGCTCGAGCTCAGAGGTCCCACTTACCTGTGTCAAGGATGTACAACTCACCGCTGTGGTCTGGAGTGCTGGAGACTGTGACagacatcacaaagttcgtGCAAGTTGATCGAGCTACACAGGACATATATGAAGAAGCAGGGCTAGGGGGATCTGCGGATGTTTTTAGGTGAGTAAACACAGCGAGGGCTTGGAATTGCCCTTATACTCAGCTAACTGCCTATTTTTCAGTGGGACGTATATCAACCAAGGTGGGAATGTAACCAAGGTTCGTGTGTCCGAACCGATCAACACACAAAGCTCATGTCATGTATCTTCTTAGGTTGCCATCAAATGCATTCGACCTTTTAGGCACGATACTGGAAAGAGTGATAACATACAGATCGATAGAATCCAAAAGGTACTTGAGTAAGCCAGATCTCTTGTACTGCCAACTCACGGCTTTTGCCTAGAAATTACTGCGTGAATTTGAGATTTGGCGTAAGCTCAGTGGAGGAGTCAATATTATTGAGCTTATTGGAATAATGAATGGAATCGGACCACTACCGGCTTTTGTATGCGAGCTGTGTCCGTGGAACCTCCAAGATGTAAGTCACCTTGGCCAATTGATTCAACCACTCGCCAGTGGCGAAATGACAGTCGTACTCCAATTAGTATTTAGAAAGGAAAACGCCACCACCTCGACATACCAAAATGGTACCGACCTCAAAGTCCATTTCTTATTAAAATATTGGATTCTAATTTGGTTAAACACTGTAGATGACGGACACACTCCGTGGATTGAGTTATATGCATGATTTTGAAACCGGTCCGATTGCTCATGGCGACATTAAATTGGTCGGTCAATATACCATCGAGGTAAACCCATCGCTATCTACTGACTCACACTTAGAGCAATATTTTGGTAACTCCCAATGAGACGGCACTTATCTGCGATTTTGGTCGCTCGACCCAGCCCCACGATGGACCAAACGAAGTTATTGTATCTGGCTCATCGCCGTTCGCAGGGACGGTACGATATATGAGCCCTGAACTTTTCGTACCCGAATTGGCAAGACCTAGCCCGGCAGCGGATATGTGGGCATATGGCTGCATTGCGCTCGAGGTAAAAAGAGTTGCCATGTACGGTGCATACAGTCATGCTGAGTTTGAACTTTCGGCAGATACTTTGTCGGCTCCAGCCGTACCATGGAGTTTCTAGTGACATATTGATCTCTAAGCTAATCAGAGGTGGCCATCCTCCGAGCAGTCGTCCCCACGGCCCAAGAGGAAGTTTAATCAATGACACCCTGTGGAACGTGCTTTCATCCTGTTGGGCTGCACAGGATTGGCGCCCCACCGCGCAGTTATTTCTCGAGAAATTGACCCTCATGTTACAGAGTGGAGAGATTCCGAGCTCGCCTATCCCTATGGACGTATTCTCTGGTTTCGACAGCGAGTCTATACCTTCATGGCCCAGTGAAATCAAAGACTTCGATGGGAAACTCGAATTCCTCATTCAGGTATCGACTAGTCTTCGTGCTACGGTATGGGCGTAAGCTTTGATTTTTGGTCATATTGGTTCATTCACCCAATTCTCCAATAGGGCTAATCTTCAAAACGGCAAGGATGTAGCAATAAAAGTTCCGCGGTTAAATGCCAGTATACAAAACAAGGCCCGCCACGATCAACTGAGATACGTATGAATATTGCTCTGAAGACTGACTGCCTCTAAAACGATCTATGGCTAGGTTGTACGGAAAGTGATTTCAAGTCGACTTGGGGTCCGCCACCGCAATATCATTGATCTACTGGGGATCACCTCCGAATTTTCGCCACACGAAGGCATTGTCTTCGAATCTTGTTTCCGTTGGAACCTTGTGACGGTGATCATTTCCGTCCACCTATTTAAAGCCCCACCCAAATCTGAGACTCCTTCCCAGTACGTTAAAGAAAACCCAGTAATCCAGGAAGAATACACTTTACGCAAAGGTCCTATGGTAAACACCTATAGCTTGGTTGGTCTCCTAAAGCCAGTGTGTGTTCAACCAAACTAACATACGGGAAAGATGTGCGACATACTTGAGGGTTTGAGATACATGCATAGCTTTCCGATCCCAATTCCCCAGGGTGATTTGATACCTGTATGGGGATTGCTTTTGTGTATACTCTTGGATACTAATTACCGGCTTCTTTTGAAATTGTGTAGGAGAACATCTCTATAGACAGCGATGGCACCGCTAAAATTAGCCTGTTCAGCTTCGGGAGGGTATTGGCTACTTTGCCTTCCGGTGTTGGGGCGACAGCCTCTATAGGCCTGGTGCTCTCTCCCCGCTGGATGAGCCCAGAGCTTTTAGTCACAGACCAGCAACCCACAACAGAGTCCGACATGTGGGCTGTTGGTTGTATATGTTACTGGGTAAGCTATATGATTATTGGAGTCAGTCAATGTTCAAAATAATTATTCTATTAGATCCTTACCGGTATGAAACCTTACGCAACTTTTAGTCGCGATGATTTTGCAGGGGTGGAAAGTATTGGGGGTCGGCCGCCGGCTACATTGGCTAGCGTATACCACCGCTACACTTGGATCACGAATGGAATCTGGAGTGCGATTGCTGGGTGCTGGAAGCACGATCCCCTATTTCGGACGAGCGCCAGAGATTTTCTTGATCTCTTGAAATCTCTAGAAGGAAGGAAAATTCCGTGGCTACCAACTAATGTAATAGACTTTGCCGGAAAGATTAGGGCTGACTCTTCTCAGTATCAACAAAACAATACGGCGGAAGACCACTCATTCATATGGAAGTGAGCCATTTCAAGGGTTTGCCACGTTTATTCTTAACTTAATTGCATACAAGGAATTTTGACTTAAAAAATCCAGAAGTCATAACGGAAGTGCGTATCAAAATGGCATTATACGAGTAAGTGAAGTCGCTGGTCAACAAGATACAATATTCAGCCACCCTGACTATGGCTAGAGCCACATACACACCAAAATGGTACTCTAAAACTTTACCCGTAGGTGTATTTAACTTTGTATTACTGCTATCGTAATCTTTTAAAAAAACAAAATCTAGATTCGAATCAAGAGGGGACATGGATCCAATGATGCTGAAGAAGAAGCCCTTATATCAGTATGTCCGGATAATCGTAATTTGCCAATGTCGTGTATGTTTTACGTACTCTACTCTTACTAGACCATTCAACACGAAATAACTTTGATGGCTGGATTGAAGCATCCATGTATCCATCAGTTACTTGGGGTCGATTCCAGCcctacgcatatatataagCCGGATATGGTATTCGAGGCTTGTGGGCATATAGTGCTTCACCAAGTGggtgacctcatggccactGACGTACGAGTATTGACGATCAACCAGTTACTAAACCAAGAACAAATTGGCCTTCGTCGCAGCGCCCGGATTGTGAGCCTACCTTTTGTCAAAGGGCTGACTCGCTACTCAACTCTTTCAGCTTGTAGATGTTGCTTCAGCCTTGGTTTACCTGCATGAACACGCAGATGGTCCAATAGCTCATGGTGATATTAAACCGGTATGCAAAGTCCTGTTTTCCGATAAAATTTCAAGGACTTATCATATGAACTATGGGACAAATGTTTCCTAGGAAAATATATATGTACTCCCCAACGGAAGCGCTAAGCTAGCTAATTTTACATGCTCATTTCAGTACATCTCAGGGCAGGCATCCTCCTCTGGTCACTTATCGTCGACGATCACTATATCTGAGCGATCTTCATTGTACTGTGCTCCTGAATACTATAACCGAGGTAGCGGAAACGAGCGGATTTTCCCAACCTTTTTTGGAGACATATGGAGTTTTGGAACCGTTACACTAAGCGTACGTCTTTCGTAGTTGTGGTATTGCGTGGGATGGTGATGACTAGTGAGATATCCTCAACAGCTATTTTCAAGACACTTCCGGTACATTGGCCTCGATCATTACGTGTCCCACCTGTTCAATAGCAAAGCCTCGCTCGATTTGAGGCAAGTTGCTCCGGACTGCGACACCACAGTCCGCTTATTGCTCAGTTCTATCCTCCAAATCGAGCCACAAAGTCGTCCGACAGCGTCGACACTGCTTGGTGAAGTCTCGAAGCTATCTCCATGAAGACTGATAGGAGTATGACAGGAAGAACTTCGTAGTTGCAATTTGATATGGTCCAATAAATGTAGGACGAGCCCTTGGGCTAGGTAGAAAAGCATTCATCCGCTAGGTATGCTTGAGGTCGAAGAATTTATCCCGCGTGTGACAGAGTGTAATAAAGTAGCACTCGCGGTAAGAGGATAGACGACTCTACAAGAATCGCTCGGGTTCGCGAGCGCTCGGGAGCACGCATGGTTCCCAACATGGTGTCCTTGAGCCAGGGCCCTCTGAAAAGAGCTCGCCCTTCTCCACACAATATTTGAACTGGATCTTACTGTGTGTTTGGTAATCGGAGGTGGATTACCAGGGCGTTGGTTGAAACCGGTAATGAATCGAGTTTCGTCAGAGTTTTGTTCTTCCATTTGGGGTAACTAACAAACAGTGCAAGCGAACATATAATTGACCAAGCGTGATAAAAACCAGTTTGAATACCCTGTTAGATAAGTTGCCCTCAAGCTCAGATAGTATTTCATATCAATGCAATCACAGATTGGGCTCGCTCTTATCAGCAGCTCATATGCACGAGCGCGCCAATATATAATGCCCTGCCGACTGCAAACTGGCAGATAGAAACCTCTGAGACGGCTGGGTCATACGCACCCGACATCATGGTAACAGGGAAGGGGGGCAGGAAGGAAAGTACACCGAGCGTATTGCTCGACCGGACTACCATAGAATTGGCAGGACATGGCTGACGCTCGTAACCATTTGATAAAACGGCGGCCACGTGATCTCGTAAGCGTTTGCTTCCTGGCCCTATACTGGCCGCGGTCCGCGAGCTATGTAACACCACCTCATTAAGTGTAAGATACAGTAGACATTGGCACGCTTTTAAAAGCATCTACAGCTCATAAGATGAAACATCGACAAATCCGTCTGGTTTCCCGAGGTTCTACAATAAATGAAGGCACGTGGACAGTGCCCAGTTCTTTGGGTCGGACTGACTCTAACCCCAGTTACAACCGCTAAAGACATTCCCGAGATAGCCTCATCGAACATAGCACTTTCTGGATGGGCAATCTACCCATACTCATATACTAAATGACTTACTTGTCAAGAGATACAGTGTCAGCATCGATTATGAACCCAAGGGCATCAATGCGTCGTGGTCCAAAAGGAGAAAGAACTGGAGAAGAGCGGAACATTCAAGTTCCAATCGATGTCTGTGAGCTACATTCCTTGAGAATTTTCAGCAAGAGCCGAACAGCCCTATAACCTAGGTCAGCAATTATCGATCTGAACGGCTCGCCACCCCGCTCTCTGACATTGGCCACGTGCTCTAACCCATATGGACTATAGGTCCTCGAGAAGCCCAATTAAGCAATGCAAATTGCCATAGTTTGAGAATCTGAACGGACATAGTATTTATTATGGAGAATACCTCCGACATTTAATTTTAGGGGGCTGGTTATAAATCCATCACATTTCTATTGTTGGGCCGGCTGACTTGAAAGCCCTCCATGTCACTTCTCATACAGGCTTTATGCATGTTACGCTTGGGAACCATGGTTCTAGCGATGCCTCCTGGGTTTCCCACTAGCGGCAATGGCCTATGGTATTCCGAACCTGCTGTCAATTGGTCGACGCAGTACCTACCGATCGGAAATGGATACCTGGCTGGTAAGTGTAGATTTGTTGCCTCATACATTCAGTTTTAACGGCCCCGGGTAATAGCCGCAATAAGCGGAAACCCGGCGTCAGACCGAATTCAGCTCAATATAGAATCATTATGGTCGGGAGGGCCATTTCAGAATTCAGTAAGATATTGAGACCCGGATTCGGAGAAATTAATCGAGCGACACACATAGAGTTATAATGGTGGAAATCACCAGCCTTCAGAACAAAGATACCTGGCTGCCCAGGTGTCAAGGATAAGAAACGGTATTTTCGCCTCGCCCAATGGAACCATTCCAGGTAGAGTAGAGCCGCGGTACTGTTACTCGTAACACTGCATTATTGACACCTCACTATAAGATATTCGCCCACTACCTGCGGATGAGATCGCTTTCGGTAGGAGGAATTAACTTCTCCTGTCACTGTGTTCGTTCATCATGTTCATTATCCTATCTACAGGAACTTACTCAGGGGCTGGATATCTCCATGTTAATCGAACCATTTCAGGAGAGTTCACTCGTTATTCTCGCTGGCTTGACATGGATAATGGAGTACTGAAGACGATCTGGACCGAGCTCGACAATTCATTTATCAGGCAAGATCTGCAGCGAATAAATCGAATGAACTAATCTGACCTCTCTCTTTCAGAACATACTTTTGCTCCAATCCCACACGCGCTTGCACCGTACACACAGCGTCTTCCGCACCAGGCGCATTCTCAGCtaccttctccttctcctcgCTCGACGGTCTGCCCACTCGCAACATCACTTGCCTCGACACCTCCACTATCCAGCTTCGCGGCTATGCAGCATCTCCGGGCATGCTCTACGAGATACTCGCCAGCATACGCCACGCCGGGCCTGCAGGCAGCAGCGCCGCATGTGTCGTGGATGGCAAGTCGGGAGACGCGGTGCTGGTAACAAAAGGAAGCACGGAAGCATGGGTGAGCTGGGTGGGTGGGACAGAGTACTCGATGGAGACAGGGAACGCGCAAAGCGGGTATACGTTCAAGGGAGCAGATCCGCATGGAGAACTGGTGGGGCTACTGGCAAATGCAGAGAAGGAGAGTGTAGGGAAAGGGCTGGCGAATCACATTGGGGACTACCGGGCAGCACTGGGAGGGTTCTCGCTGGACATCGGACAGAAGGTGgagaagacgaagacgactGCGGAGCTGCGAAAAGAGTACAAGACAGACATCGGTAACCCGTAAGTATGATAGTTTGAGATCTAGGTTGAGACTGATGAAGAGGCAGTTACCTCGAATGGTTGCTCTTCAACTATGGTCGATATATGCTTGTCTCGAGTACACGCGGAGATCTTCCAGCGAATTTGCAAGGCAAGTGGGCGCGTGATACCGCTAATCCTTGGTTCGGAAGTAAGTGCATATGTATGGTGGCACTCTGTACTGTCCTGCTAAACTCGAGTGACATAGATTACCGTGAGCTCACATAAACTCCCTCGAACCGAGTTAACAGTAATCAATCCCGGCTTTTACCAGAGCCTAACATCAACCTCCAGATGAATTATTGGTCAGCTGAGATGACAGGTCTAAACGTCACATCCACGCTTTGGGACTATATGGAGGTGGAAAGGTCATGTTCGTACTACGCTTCGTAGAAGTTAATCCTTTTCTAGAAAACCTGGGTTCCTCGCGGCTCTGAAACGGCCAGGGTACTATACAACGCCACGAGCGGATGGGTTGTTCATAATGCGGTCAGATCTTCTGCACTATACTATGCGCTTTATAACTAATAATGAATACCTAGGTAAATGTACGATTTTATCACCCGAAGTTCGGGTGTATGTGGCTTAAAAACAAAACTACAGACCTTCGGACATACCGGGATGAATAGATTCGGGTCAGACAATAGTGCCGAGTGGGCAAATTACCCCGAAGCGGCTGCCTGGATGGTGCGCACTAGCCAACCCAGCTTAAAATACATGTGCCGATCGACATTTGTTTTAGATGTTTCATGTCTACGACCACTTTGATTATACATGCGATGTACCCTGGTGGAGGGCGCATGGGTGGCCTATACTCAAAGGCGTGGCAACCTTCTGGCTGGATCATCTGGTAAAAGATGAGTATTTCAAGGACGGCACTCTGGTAGCTGTTCCCTGCAATTCTCCCGAACAGGCTATAACGACTCTTGGTATTTATATATATCACTTACTTCTACAATAGTTCCCAATGCTGAGAAGAAACCCAGGATGTGCTCATTCTCAGCAGGTCATCTGGCAGCTGTTCAATGCTATCGAAAAGGGGTTCAACGTTTCAGGTGACCAGGATACAGTATTCTTACAAAGTGAATGTATAATCTAGATTGGCACAAACATCACTAACCAGCTGATCACAGAGATCAGGGAAAAAAGGCTCAAACTTGATAAAGGAATCAAGATTGGTTCGTTTGGTCAACTTCAAGGTATCTTTCGCGATCCTTAGTGCCTGTCAAAGTCAATGAACAATCGATCTTAGAATGGAAGGTCGAGTTCGATAGTCCAACTAACCTTCATCGCCACCTATCTCATCTTGTTGGCCTCTACCCCGGTTATACTCTTGCAAATTTCCGGACACGGAGTGGCGCAGGTCAGGGTATCCCAGAGTTGAGTCGCGAGCAGGTTTTGAAGGCCAGCGAGATCTCGCTCATTTCTCGAGGCAATGGCACGGGGCCCGATGGCGATGCAGGTAAGCCTTTGTGGGTCAGCAATCACAACCACCCTTGATTTACCCATTTAGGATGGGAGAAAATTTGGCGAGCGGCATGCTGGGCTCAACTAAAAAATAACACCCGTTTCTACCATCACATCACTGTGAGTAGCCCCTCTAGGTATACTCGATGCATGATTAAATCTTACTTTTGAAACATAGTATGCAATCGAAAGAAACTTTGCTGAAAACCTATGGAGTCTCTATAACTCTTTCACTGAAGATCCAATCTTCCAAATTGACGCCAATCTGGGTTACCCGGCCGCTGTATTGGTAAGATCATCGTGTCTATGATTTAATATCCGAATTCACTTTGCACCATCTAGAATGCCCTTGTACAGGCTCCAGATACGCCCTCGTTGTTTGATGCCTTGGCGATAACAATCCTACCTGCACTTCCAGATTCTTGGGCTTCTGGGTCAATTAAAGGTGCTCGTATACGCGGTGGTATGGCACTGGATCTCACCTGGTCGAATGGCAAGGCGGTTCGAGCGACTATAAAGGTGGATACTGCTTTATGGTATGCCCGTAAAGTGCAACTGTGGCAGGGTGGACAGCTCGTCGCAACGTTCTCCGCAACTCCAGGTCTTAGGCGAAGCTTTGTATTTTGAGGGGTTCGTAGTCTATGCGCCTGCCAAGATAGAGTGTAGTTAGACATGTTCCATGTATATCACCACAGAATATCCCAAGCCACATGCAGATGTACGGCGAGCCTCATACAGCAAAGTGCAATTACGGCCGGATTTTCATTAAGCATCTACCTGCACTCAGCAAGACAGAATTTATGGTTAGAAGGGATGTGGAGGTGAGTCTTGTATGCGGGTTCTTGTAAATAATGACCGAATATTTATCAATACTCCGCATATAAGGCACAGCTTTTTGTGCGCGGAGAGTGcacacttttggggtccgcCATTATACAAGATCCAGACCCCAGTATTAGTTGGCCACTAATTAATCACCCCTTCAGGCTCGGCTACGAGCTTTCGATTGTGGCCTACAAACATCTCAGTGATAGAACGCATGCCCTCTGATCACATAAAATATTCAATTTAATATATATGCTTAGTCTTCTGGGCTTTGCTCGTCGTGTCTCATATGTTCATATGGTGATCTCAATATGAAATTTGCTAACTAGTTATAAATACATCCCTCATAGGTAATACAGGATCGAGGATCCATCACGTAACGAGTGAGTGGATCTTGCGCGCTGGGTAGTCAATTCTAGTGAATGTCACGGAAGTGCAGCGGGATAGGGAAGAGGGGGAGTAAGTTAGCTTATGCTAATTATGATCTCTGGCCCGTGTGTGTGTGATTACGGCGGACGACGGATGATGGAGCGATTTGCCGTATACAATTGCGTGGAGCAAATACAGGGTGATCACTTTGGAGAAGGCAACCAGGAAGGGAGGATTGAGGATGAGGGACGCCGAGGCTGCGTAAGGGACACAAAATTGTACGGCGGAGACTTATGGGCTATGTGGGTAGCCCTCCTTGGCCGCAGAAAGGTGCGATGGGCGAAGCGAGCAGCGCCAGGTCCGGGTATGGGTTAAGTTACGCGACTCATTGCCGGCCCGAGCCCGGCTTGGTGCAATTATAAAAGAAAAACAAGAAATTAAAAGAACGGAGAGGTGACGAAACTAATAGGATGGTCTAAATGAATTCTTAGTACTTGACAATAAAAAGTACAGGCGTCACGTAATTATAATTAGAATTCTGCAAGGCGCCGCAACTCCATGGTCTATTATCCACGGTTGGCCTTCGCATGGCCGtacactgtggtgtgataagatcctgaaaatcagtacatcagtaaaatattccttttttcagtaggatatggcctgaaaatcacaatgttagtatgcctccctcagcatgaatcagactatggaagaattgatacctaaaatcagtatgtattgatcttgatttcagctcaattcttacttaaacacacgcactgattttcagcattataaccttgtacagtggtaGCCTTTTCAAGATCCACGATCCTGCGCCAGGCCGGGGCCGGCACTTCTCTACCGACTATCTATAACCTACACCGTCAAGTAGATGATTTTCCGAGGATTATCCCTGCTTTCATCCTCTGGCTCTTTCGGTGATAGCACTCAATATATCGGCGTTAACGAGTGAGGCATGCCTTCAGTATCTCATCCAAGCGTATACGAGTCAAAATGCCATTACAGCATTTAATTATTATGCCACCCAAGAGCAACCTCCCCCTACACGAGACACTACTCAGAGCAAAACTATGTCGAGGGCCTCCCGCATTTCCCAAGTATTTATGTC
Encoded proteins:
- a CDS encoding glycoside hydrolase family 95 protein, with amino-acid sequence MPPGFPTSGNGLWYSEPAVNWSTQYLPIGNGYLAASSAPGAFSATFSFSSLDGLPTRNITCLDTSTIQLRGYAASPGMLYEILASIRHAGPAGSSAACVVDGKSGDAVLVTKGSTEAWVSWVGGTEYSMETGNAQSGYTFKGADPHGELVGLLANAEKESVGKGLANHIGDYRAALGGFSLDIGQKVEKTKTTAELRKEYKTDIGNPYLEWLLFNYGRYMLVSSTRGDLPANLQGKWARDTANPWFGNYQPNINLQMNYWSAEMTGLNVTSTLWDYMEKTWVPRGSETARVLYNATSGWVVHNAVNTFGHTGMNRFGSDNSAEWANYPEAAAWMMFHVYDHFDYTCDVPWWRAHGWPILKGVATFWLDHLVKDEYFKDGTLVAVPCNSPEQAITTLGCAHSQQVIWQLFNAIEKGFNVSGDQDTVFLQKIREKRLKLDKGIKIGSFGQLQEWKVEFDSPTNLHRHLSHLVGLYPGYTLANFRTRSGAGQGIPELSREQVLKASEISLISRGNGTGPDGDAGWEKIWRAACWAQLKNNTRFYHHITYAIERNFAENLWSLYNSFTEDPIFQIDANLGYPAAVLNALVQAPDTPSLFDALAITILPALPDSWASGSIKGARIRGGMALDLTWSNGKAVRATIKVDTALWYARKVQLWQGGQLVATFSATPGLRRSFVF
- a CDS encoding Tyrosine kinase specific for activated encodes the protein MYNSPLWSGVLETVTDITKFVQVDRATQDIYEEAGLGGSADVFSGTYINQGGNVTKVAIKCIRPFRHDTGKSDNIQIDRIQKKLLREFEIWRKLSGGVNIIELIGIMNGIGPLPAFVCELCPWNLQDVSHLGQLIQPLASGEMTVVLQLVFRKENATTSTYQNGTDLKMTDTLRGLSYMHDFETGPIAHGDIKLSNILVTPNETALICDFGRSTQPHDGPNEVIVSGSSPFAGTVRYMSPELFVPELARPSPAADMWAYGCIALEVKRVAMYGAYSHAEFELSADTLGGHPPSSRPHGPRGSLINDTLWNVLSSCWAAQDWRPTAQLFLEKLTLMLQSGEIPSSPIPMDVFSGFDSESIPSWPSEIKDFDGKLEFLIQVSTSLRATVWAANLQNGKDVAIKVPRLNASIQNKARHDQLRYVVRKVISSRLGVRHRNIIDLLGITSEFSPHEGIVFESCFRWNLVTVIISVHLFKAPPKSETPSQYVKENPVIQEEYTLRKGPMVNTYSLMCDILEGLRYMHSFPIPIPQGDLIPENISIDSDGTAKISLFSFGRVLATLPSGVGATASIGLVLSPRWMSPELLVTDQQPTTESDMWAVGCICYWILTGMKPYATFSRDDFAGVESIGGRPPATLASVYHRYTWITNGIWSAIAGCWKHDPLFRTSARDFLDLLKSLEGRKIPWLPTNVIDFAGKIRADSSQYQQNNTAEDHSFIWKNFDLKNPEVITEVRIKMALYEATYTPKWYSKTLPIRIKRGHGSNDAEEEALISTIQHEITLMAGLKHPCIHQLLGVDSSPTHIYKPDMVFEACGHIVLHQVGDLMATDVRVLTINQLLNQEQIGLRRSARILVDVASALVYLHEHADGPIAHGDIKPENIYVLPNGSAKLANFTCSFQYISGQASSSGHLSSTITISERSSLYCAPEYYNRGSGNERIFPTFFGDIWSFGTVTLSVRLS